The sequence AACGAGACTTACTCTGAAAATAGTTGGGTGATCTCCTTGTCCAACATGTCCTTCTTCTCCTTGAGTTTCTGAACGTCAAGGTGTAGAGACTCCTCGCTGGCCCTGTCAACCTGGCCAGGTTTGAGAGATGGCCGCTGTATGGCACAAAAAGTCATAAGCCAGACTGACCAATTATCTACAATTGAGAACCTTCACGTTGTCCCCCCAAAAGCCACTCTGAAGCAGGCTTCAGGGTGGTAACAGACAACCTCCACTCAGAataagactacatttcccagcttcccttggAATTAGATGTGGTCCTATAACTAAGTTCTGGCAAGTGCAACTTAATCAGAAATAGTGGATTCTATGTCTGGGAACTGGGAACTGTCCTTCCAGGGAGAGGGTACTCCTTTATATGGCCCTCTTCCTCCCTGCCAATGGAGGGACAATGGAGTTGAACAGTGTCTTGGATGCTAGAGGCATGGGTCCCCGATGACTGTTTCAGCCACCATTATTCAGggtttcctttcactttcagctaAACCCAACTTTAACTAAAGGGCCCATCCTGTTCCCAATCTGACCACAGAGAATCCACTTCAGGTCTACCTCTTGGATGCTCCTCTCCAATCTATGATTATAACCTCactgggggatttccctggtgggccagtgactaagactccatgctcccaacacagggaacccaggtttgacccctggtcatgGAATTAGAagctacatgctgcaactaagacgtggtgcagccaaataaataaataaatattcaaaagaaaatcTAATTGGGTAACAAAATGCTTCCCTGGGGCTACAGTTCATCTTTGTCCTTTCTGCGTCTAAAAGCTGTGAAGGCAGTGCCTGATATGCTGCTAATCTTCAAGAAATGTTGGTTGGAGCCACACTGGGGTTTTTAACTAGTCAACAAATCATGAGTAAGTACTAGCTGCCAGGCACTGCCAAAGACCTCAGGGGTTTAGCAATGGATAAGATGTTAAGCCTGGCCCCCTGCCTTCATGGAACATAGAGTCTAGTCCCAGACATACAACACTCAACAATGACGCTCTTCCTCCAGATATTTCCATGGAAAGCTGGGCTCACCAGTCACACTTCATCAGAAaaaccttccctgaccaccccatCTAACTGGCCACTCCTCACACACTACCCCTTGTCCTGATGTTTTCTAACATCTATCACCACCTGACACATTGTACATttcattaataatattattttcactGATGGACTTATACCACTGGATGGTGAAcaccatgagggcagggactctGTTTTTTCACAGCTGATGGCCCTGTGTCTACAATAGGACCTGGCACATAAGTAaggaagtcgcttcagtcgtgtcagactctgtgaccccatggactgtagcccgcctggctcctttgtccatggaattctccaggcaagaatactagtgggaaaaaaaaaagaatactggagtgggtagccattcccttctccaggggatcttcccgatccaggaattgaacctgggtctcctgcattgcaagcgtaTTCCTTATCATCTAAGCCATTAGGGAAGCCGGGACCTGGCACATAGAAAGCACTATTTCGAATGAATtcatcaaatgaatgaatgaaggaaaaacAACCAATCAACTAACTAGCAGTCTGGAAAGTGTTTTGAAGTACGGTGTGCTAAGGAGGCACCTAACAGAGCAAGTGGCCTGAGCCTGAAGTGGAGCTGAGACTCCTCTGAGGAAGCTCAACTTTAAAGGTTGAGGAGGCATCAGTTTGTCAAAAATCTGGAAAAAAGTATTCCACACAAGGGACAGCATATGCAAGTGCTGTAGGGCAGGAGAGAGCACCTGTGTTTGAGGGAATAAGAGTGGTTTCCACGTGGGTGGAATGGGTGAGGGAAGGAGGGTGGTGTGAAAAGaacaaaaccaaccaaccacTTGTGGCGATGtcagggaggaggagagacagagcACCTTTGTAGGGTCTGGGGTAACACTGACAAAGGACAGGAACGCTGTTTCTTCTCTGAAGCCTGGCGGGCAGGAAGAAAAGATGATGGGGAAGGGCTGAGAAATGACCTGGAGTTTCTCTGCGGAATAAGGTCAGCTGGGGGGTGGGTCAGCCGCTGttagggaaggagggaagggccgGGAGCAGCGTAcagggtggagggcagggagaggggcACAGGTATACTCACAGGGGATCGGAAGGCCCCGCCGCAACTTCTGGAAAGTCCTGGTTGAATCCTGGAGAGGAAGCCGAAGGAAAAAGTCTGATTGGACCTAGAGGCCgcctggggaggaagggggtTCTGTGGGGGTATGGAGAGGAGGAACAGCTATGAACCGGGACTGGATCCGGTTGGGAAAGGGACAGAGAATGGTTCTGGGATCAGGGTAGGGATTCTCGAAAAAGCGGAGTTTCTGACAGGGAGGAGTAgatggcggggcggggggcgcgtCTCTGGAGGTGATCTCTGAGGAGAGAGTCTGAGGCAGAGCTACAGGGGTGTCACGAAAACGGACTGGGAAGAGATGTGCTTTCCCCCTGCTATCAGCTCCTCGCCCACCTCCTCAGCCCTGGCGTCCGGGGCCCCCGACTGGGGGGGCACTGCAGAGAAGGAGGGTCCAGGGCGAGGACGGAAAAGAATCTCCTCAGGTCTGCCAGGTACTTGGAATCCTGTGACGGAGACTAGGAACGTCACAAAGCGTAGCTGCGCGCACCCCGCGAGAGCCGACTCAGTCCTCTCCGCCGAGGTGGGCAGGACAGAGGCCGCTTACTCTGCGGCTGCGCGTTTAGCGTTTTTTGTGACTCCACCCTTTCTTTCGGGCTAAGTGGCGGCTTTAGCCGTGCGTCTCCGCCCCATATCTTTCCCATTAACCAATGATGTTAGAGAATTGAGGCCACGCCCACACACCGCGGCCTCCTAGTACCGCCCCGGTACCGCCTTCTTTTGGCTGAGTGGCACCGCAGCGCGGAGGCTGCCGGAAGCGATTCCGCAGAGGTTGACGGGATCGTGCTGATGTGGCCCCCCCTTCCCCCGCCCCGTCCCGGGATGTCGGAAGAAACCCGACAGAGCAAATTGGCTGCGGCCAAGAAAAAGGTAAAAACGTGCGGGCTCGCGGCTCCCTGACCCCTCCGAAGGCCGGGCCATGGCCAGAGTTGCTGTGCTGCCTCCGAGGCACACGGGGCGAGCCCCTCGGCGCCCCTTGGCGCCCTCCCCAACAAAGTCTTCGCAGCCAgtcccgccccccccacccctcaactcccccgcctcccccggcTGCCCAGTCTCCGCCGCCTTCACTAGTCACCCCCAGGTGACTTTGGGTCGGTGACCCCCGGGGCTTCCCACACCAGGTTTGGCCTTCGTCTCCTGTCGCCCAGAACCGGACCTCCGCAGCTCCCTGGTCTCTCTAACTCCCGGACTCCGAAAACATCGGTCCTGGCCTtggcattccccccccccccccccccccccccgccttcaACGCGGAGCGGCGACTCGGGCGTCGCTAGGGATGAGTGCCATGTGGCTACGTCATAATGCCCCTCGGAACTGTAGTTAATGCCGAGAAAAGTCGGTGTTAAATTTTACCACCCAGTTCCCACTGTGTTTTCACAACCTTTCCGGTCCTTCTGGGTCACGGCACCAGCTTGAAAAAGGGAACTCGGGGGGCTGTGGGATCTAGGTCGGACCTGGGTTTCAGGCTCCCTCACCTCTAGACTTGTACCCCCATCGTTTGATGCTGATAGTGTAAAAAGCCTACACTTGCCCCAGTGATCTCCAAACATTGACAGTATCTCTGGGTGGCCATGGGGAGAAGGTGTTTGATTTTCTCCCAGGTCTCTATCCAGAGagactttcatatttttaatcgGAAGTTTCTACTTCACATTCTAATTCGTTGTGTTTCTGAGACCAGAGGGCCCGTCACTCAGCATTCAGTGCTCCTATGAACTGAACTTCACAACTGGGAATCTTTCACAAATCATCACCTCAATGTGGGGCGGCCCAAGTGCCACAGGATAATTATGGATGGGTGGATCAGTTATGGACTGATCAATTATGGACTGATGGATCAGTTTTGCTTGATtttcttgagagagaaaaaatcTTTTATACTAATATACTTAGGGATGACATTTGCATAGATTTGAATGATTATAATGAATGGACTTCTCTCTGAAATGTGTTTGGGTTGTCCTCTTTCTGTTACGTTCCCAGATTCACTAGGGGTGTGTGTCTTCTCTGCCTTCTGCCATTAGGATACATTGATGTAAAATTTTGAGAACTGCTGGTGTGCAGCTCTAATAGAGATGGAAGAAGGGACCCTGATGTCTGATTAAATGTTTACTTTTCCTCTTCTGCTGCTGATTTTGCCCCCTAGCAGCTGCTGATTGATGTTGTAATCCCAGAACTCAGAGTCAGAAGGCTGGGTTTAAATTCTGTTGTTGCCTTTTATTCCCGCCTTTTGCTCCTAACCATGTTATCAGTCCATTTCAAATCATTGAGGACGACAGCCCTTGTAGGGTTGTTGTGGCATTAAATCAGAAGGCGAAGAGTATTTTGTAAACTTTGTAAAGTAGGTTGTGGATCCAGGGGTGCGTGTAGTTCTCATGAGCCTCACTGCTTTTCCTTTTTACAGTTACGGGAGTATCAGCTGAAGAACAGCCCTGGTGGTCCTGCAGgagctaagaaaaaaagaaagatcaagaATGGCAGTAGCCCTGAGACAACCACTTCTGGTGATTGTCCGTCACCTGAAGATGTGAGTCTTGCCTGACCGCTTTCCGGGGATGAGGCACTTAAAGGGCAACAGTGAGGGTAGTGGTTAAGATTATGGAAGAAATGTCAGATATTGGGTAAGAAGTTTGGGTTTGaattctccttctccctctgtgGGGGATATGGTTTTGGGCAAATTGTTTAAGCTCGTTGGATCTCTGTTTCCACATTAGTAAAATTGGGGTAATACTGTCTTACACCAAGGAAGTTGAAATGAGATTGTCGTCATTTTTATAATAATCCCTTAAAACAGGGCCTGGTGCAGAGTAAACTTTCAATAAAGCATAGTTGCTAGTTGACTTACTGCTCTGGTGATCTTCCCCAGCCTCATGGGGAAAGCCAGGCAGTGAAAACAGCCGCTTGCCCTCAGACTTTTCATTTAGAGGCCCCAGTAGAGCCCCAGAGTGTGGTGAGGAGAGGGCCTCAGGCACTTGGATTAGGAGACCATCTGAGCTTTAAGACCATCTTTGCCACCAGCTTGCTGGGTGACCCTGGGAAAATCACTTCctcccctgggcctcagtttcctcatctgtaaaatgatactGGTGGATCAGATTATTGTCTTTCAGGCTTATTTTTTAGCTGtagcccctctccccccacttTGTTCAAGTGGACCCTTTTTTCTGAAGTCTAGTTTTTAAAAGTCTAGGCCTGAGGGTCTAAGAAGCTATTAACAGCTGCATTGTTCATCTGAGGAGCTATGTGACTGCATTGTTCAGGGGACTTTTCCATCTTTTTGTTTCCCTTGATTTCTGCCTTTGGCAAGGCAGCAAGTGGCTACTTGGAAAAAGGACCCAGGCGGTGGTATTAATCCCTTTTgacccttttctctcttctctggcgTT is a genomic window of Muntiacus reevesi chromosome 3, mMunRee1.1, whole genome shotgun sequence containing:
- the SWI5 gene encoding DNA repair protein SWI5 homolog, producing MGRRPASVLPTSAERTESALAGCAQLRFVTFLVSVTGFQVPGRPEEILFRPRPGPSFSAVPPQSGAPDARAEEDSTRTFQKLRRGLPIPCFREETAFLSFVSVTPDPTKVLCLSSSLTSPQVRPSLKPGQVDRASEESLHLDVQKLKEKKDMLDKEITQLFSEGYSVDELEDHISQLHEYNDIKDVAQMLLGRLAVIRGVTTKDLYPEFGLDMND